A single window of Silurus meridionalis isolate SWU-2019-XX chromosome 11, ASM1480568v1, whole genome shotgun sequence DNA harbors:
- the ddx55 gene encoding ATP-dependent RNA helicase DDX55, with product MESICDGTWENLPVKLHDSILLTLKKLGFIYMTPVQSACIPLFMSNKDVAAEAVTGSGKTLAFVIPLLEILIKREEKLKKMQVGALIITPTRELAIQISEVVGQFLEECPQFRQILLIGGSNPIEDVEKFKANGANIVIGTPGRLEDMFRRKADGLDLASSVKSLDVLVLDEADRLLDMGFEASLNTILGYLPKQRRTGLFSATQTQELEKLVRAGLRNPVRITVKEKGAADTIVQKTPARLSNYYTICRTGDKFNTLVAFLRQHKHGKQLVFFSTCACVEYFGRALEVFIKNVTILCIHGKMKDKRNKIFSEFRELKSGILVCTDVMARGIDIPDVNWVLQYDPPSSASSFVHRCGRTARIGNRGNALVFLLPMEESYVNFLSINQKCPLQLYPPVKDVVDVLPKMKSLALRDRAVFERGMKAFVSFVQAYAKHECSLIFRVKDLDFAALARGFALLRLPKMPELRGKTFPDFEEITDTDSIRFKDKNREKQRQKSLREQNEKQKQAPCHKKNFIKNKSWSKQKSKKDKKRKVAAKRKMNEGSDVDDEDIDELLTDTRLLKKLKKGKISEDDFDNQIKAERNLKPNRAGPSHEDSADEDSE from the exons ATGGAGAGTATATGTGATGGAACATGGGAGAACCTACCAGTGAAACTTCACGACAGCATATTGCTGACTCTGAAGAAGCTGGGATTCATTTATATGACTCCGGTCCAG tcaGCATGCATCCCTCTTTTCATGAGTAATAAAGATGTCGCAGCCGAAGCG GTTACAGGCAGTGGGAAGACTCTCGCTTTTGTCATTCCTCTGCTGGAAATCCTCATTAAGCGCGAGGAGAAGCTGAAGAAAATGCAG GTTGGCGCATTGATCATCACACCGACCCGAGAGTTGGCAATTCAGATCAGTGAAGTTGTGGGCCAATTTCTTGAGGAATGTCCTCAGTTCAG GCAGATACTTTTAATTGGTGGAAGCAACCCCATTGAAGATGTTGAAAAGTTTAAGGCTAATGG TGCGAACATTGTAATCGGAACCCCCGGGCGGCTGGAGGACATGTTCAGGAGGAAAGCTGATGGCCTCGACTTGGCCAGCAGTGTAAAGTCTTTGGATGTGCTTGTTCTTGATGAAGCTGACAGACTGCTGGATATGGGCTTTGAAGCAAG CCTGAACACTATATTGGGTTATTTGCCCAAGCAGAGGCGCACAGGCCTTTTCTCCGCGACGCAGACTCAGGAGCTGGAGAAGCTGGTGAGGGCCGGCCTCCGTAACCCGGTCCGCAtcactgtgaaggagaaaggAGCAGCAGATACTATTGTGCAGAAGACACCAGCAAGACTTAGTAATTACTACACA ATCTGTAGAACCGGAGACAAGTTCAACACCCTGGTGGCTTTCCTGAGACAACACAAACATGGGAAGCAGCTTGTTTTCTTCAG TACCTGTGCTTGCGTGGAGTATTTCGGCAGAGCACTGGAGGTCTTTATTAAGAACGTGACCATCCTTTGTATCCATGGCAAGATGAAGGACAAGCGGAACAAGATCTTCTCTGAGTTTCGGGAATTAAAAAG TGGGATACTCGTGTGTACTGACGTGATGGCAAGAGGCATCGACATCCCTGATGTGAACTGGGTGCTACAGTATGATCCTCCGAGCAGTGCAAG ttcTTTTGTGCATCGATGTGGCCGAACTGCTCGTATTGGGAACCGAGGCAATGCACTTGTCTTTCTCCTGCCAATGGAGGAGTCTTATGTAAATTTTCTGTCTATCAATCAAAAA TGTCCTCTCCAGCTATACCCCCCTGTGAAGGACGTAGTGGATGTGTTGCCCAAAATGAAGTCTCTGGCTCTAAGAGACAGGGCTGTATTTGAGAGAGGAATGAAGGCGTTCGTCTCATTCGTCCAGGCTTACGCAAAGCACGAGTGCAGCCTGATATTCCGGGTCAAAG ATCTGGATTTTGCCGCTTTAGCTCGAGGCTTTGCTCTACTTCGCCTTCCTAAGATGCCCGAGTTGAGAGGCAAGACGTTCCCCGACTTTGAAGAGATCACAGACACAGATTCAATCCGCTTCAAAGACAAGAACCGAGAGAAACAGAGGCAGAAATCCTTACGGGAgcaaaatgaaaagcaaaagcAGGCACCATGCCATAAAAAGAACTTCATTAAGAACAAATCCTGGTCCAAGCAGAAATCCAAGAAGGATAAGAAGAGGAAGGTGGCTGCCAAAAGAAAGATGAATGAG GGATCAGACGTGGATGACGAGGACATTGATGAGCTTTTGACTGACACACGTCTACTGAAAAAGCTGAAAAAGGGGAAAATTAGCGAAGACGACTTTGATAATCAAATTAAAGCAGAAAGAAATTTAAAGCCTAACCGAGCAGGTCCCTCTCATGAGGACAGCGCAGATGAAGACAGCGAATGA